The following are encoded in a window of Flavobacteriales bacterium genomic DNA:
- a CDS encoding phosphoribosylaminoimidazolesuccinocarboxamide synthase, producing MRSEIRHPRITGVYRGKVRDVYTLDDGRIMLVASDRISAFDVVLPRGIPHKGQVLSQLSWYMLRATAHVAPNWAQAQPDPNVVVGVACETVKVEMVVRGYLAGHAWRTYNSGQRMLCGALMPDGLRESDRFPEPLVTPSTKADAGHDEDITPDEIVARGLCTEAEWETMRRYALGLFAEGSRIAAERGLLLVDTKYEFGRTPSGELLLIDEVHTPDSSRYFHAEGYAGRQARGERQKQLSKEFVREWLIAGGFMGREGQQVPEMDDDFVRSVTDRYVELYERVTGETFRPAPTEDIGARIQRAVEEFLG from the coding sequence ATGCGATCCGAGATACGCCACCCGCGCATCACCGGGGTATACCGCGGCAAGGTGCGCGATGTGTACACCCTGGACGATGGCCGTATCATGCTCGTGGCGAGCGACCGCATCAGCGCTTTCGACGTGGTGTTGCCGCGCGGCATACCGCACAAGGGGCAGGTCCTGAGCCAGCTCAGCTGGTACATGTTGCGGGCCACGGCCCACGTGGCACCCAACTGGGCCCAGGCGCAGCCCGACCCCAACGTGGTGGTGGGCGTGGCCTGCGAAACGGTGAAGGTGGAGATGGTGGTGCGCGGCTACCTGGCGGGCCATGCCTGGCGCACCTACAACAGCGGCCAGCGCATGCTCTGTGGCGCGCTGATGCCCGATGGCCTGCGCGAAAGCGACCGATTCCCCGAACCGCTGGTGACCCCGAGCACCAAGGCCGATGCGGGCCATGATGAGGACATCACCCCGGATGAGATCGTGGCGCGTGGGCTGTGCACCGAAGCGGAATGGGAAACCATGCGCCGATACGCCCTCGGCCTCTTCGCCGAAGGATCACGCATCGCCGCGGAGCGCGGCCTGCTGCTGGTGGACACCAAGTATGAGTTCGGCCGCACACCCTCCGGGGAATTGCTGCTCATCGACGAGGTCCACACGCCGGACAGTTCGCGCTACTTCCATGCGGAGGGCTATGCCGGACGCCAGGCGCGCGGCGAAAGGCAGAAGCAGCTGAGCAAGGAGTTCGTGCGCGAATGGCTCATCGCCGGCGGCTTCATGGGCCGGGAGGGCCAGCAGGTGCCGGAGATGGACGATGACTTCGTGCGCAGCGTCACCGACCGCTACGTGGAACTGTACGAACGAGTGACCGGTGAGACCTTCCGCCCGGCGCCCACGGAGGACATCGGCGCGAGGATCCAGCGCGCCGTGGAGGAATTCCTCGGTTGA
- a CDS encoding antibiotic biosynthesis monooxygenase, producing MVVRVVKMTFQAGQEDRFLELFAGWKPRIRSFPGCRHLELLRDVDDPRIFFTYSHWDGPADLEAYRVSEVFASVWPVVKRLFAAPAEAWTLDRLEHLP from the coding sequence ATGGTGGTACGCGTGGTGAAAATGACCTTTCAGGCCGGCCAGGAGGACCGCTTTCTGGAGCTGTTCGCCGGTTGGAAGCCGCGTATCCGGTCCTTTCCGGGTTGCCGCCACCTGGAATTGCTGCGCGATGTGGACGACCCGCGGATATTCTTCACCTACAGCCATTGGGATGGTCCGGCCGACCTGGAAGCCTACCGCGTCTCGGAGGTCTTCGCTTCGGTATGGCCCGTGGTAAAGCGCCTCTTCGCCGCACCGGCCGAAGCCTGGACCCTGGACCGGCTGGAGCACCTGCCCTGA
- a CDS encoding sodium:solute symporter — MPPALVLAVIAAYFGLLFLIARFTGRGAGNSAFFLGERKSPWYVVAFGMIGASLSGVTFISVPGMVGGDQFSYLQMVLGYLPGYAVIAFVLMPLYYRLRLTSIYGYLGQRFGRASYLTGAWFFLLSRGLGSAARLYLVALVLQFLLFDAWGLPFAATVAITIALIWLYTHRGGIRTIIWTDTLQTAFMLLAVGVTVVLVGQKMGLSLGEAIAEVRASELARVFFFDDPRPGTFFWKQFLGGMFIAIAMTGLDQDMMQKNLSCRSIGEAQKNMVSFSLVLVLVNLVFLTLGALLYMYVDRFGITPPERADQLYPMLATDGGLPMVVGLLFLLGLIAAAYSSADSALTALTTSVCVDVLEIDRRPEDKRESLRKRVHIMVSIAMVLLILLFKALNDDSVIKTVFRVAGYTYGPLLGLFAFGMATRLAVRDRWVPLVAVLSPVITFLLDRNSEALFGGYRFGFELLLVNGTITVIGLLLLARKPVRA, encoded by the coding sequence ATGCCACCGGCCCTCGTCCTCGCCGTCATCGCCGCCTACTTCGGGCTGCTATTTCTCATCGCGCGCTTCACTGGGCGCGGCGCGGGCAACAGCGCGTTCTTCCTCGGCGAGCGGAAGTCGCCCTGGTACGTGGTGGCCTTCGGCATGATCGGCGCCTCGCTCAGTGGTGTCACCTTCATCAGTGTGCCGGGCATGGTCGGCGGCGACCAGTTCAGCTACCTGCAGATGGTGCTGGGCTATCTGCCGGGCTACGCGGTCATCGCCTTCGTGCTGATGCCACTCTACTACCGCCTGCGCCTCACCAGCATCTACGGCTACCTCGGCCAGCGCTTCGGCCGTGCCAGCTACCTCACCGGGGCCTGGTTCTTCCTGCTCAGCCGCGGCCTGGGTTCCGCCGCGCGGCTCTACCTGGTGGCGCTGGTGCTGCAGTTCCTGCTCTTCGATGCCTGGGGCCTGCCTTTCGCCGCCACCGTGGCCATCACCATCGCGCTCATCTGGCTCTACACCCACCGGGGCGGCATCCGCACCATCATCTGGACGGATACCCTGCAGACCGCCTTCATGTTGTTGGCGGTCGGCGTCACCGTCGTGCTGGTAGGGCAGAAGATGGGCTTGTCGCTGGGTGAAGCGATCGCCGAGGTGCGCGCCAGCGAACTGGCCCGGGTGTTCTTCTTCGACGACCCCAGGCCCGGCACCTTCTTCTGGAAACAATTCCTCGGAGGCATGTTCATCGCCATCGCCATGACCGGCCTGGACCAGGACATGATGCAGAAGAACCTCAGCTGCCGCAGCATTGGCGAGGCGCAGAAGAACATGGTCTCCTTCAGCCTGGTGCTGGTGCTGGTGAATCTGGTCTTCCTCACGCTGGGTGCGTTGCTGTACATGTACGTGGATCGCTTCGGCATCACCCCGCCGGAGCGTGCCGATCAATTGTACCCCATGCTCGCCACCGACGGCGGGCTGCCCATGGTGGTGGGCCTGCTCTTTCTGCTGGGGCTCATCGCGGCCGCCTATTCAAGTGCAGACAGCGCCCTCACGGCCCTCACCACCAGCGTGTGTGTGGATGTGCTGGAGATCGACCGCCGGCCGGAGGACAAGCGTGAATCGCTCCGCAAGCGCGTCCACATCATGGTGAGCATCGCCATGGTGCTGCTGATCCTGCTCTTCAAGGCGCTGAACGATGACAGCGTGATCAAGACCGTGTTCCGCGTGGCGGGCTACACCTACGGTCCATTGCTCGGGCTCTTCGCCTTCGGCATGGCCACGCGGCTGGCCGTGCGCGACCGCTGGGTGCCGCTCGTCGCCGTGCTCTCGCCCGTGATCACTTTCCTGCTGGACCGGAACAGCGAGGCGCTCTTCGGTGGTTATCGCTTCGGCTTCGAGCTGTTGCTGGTGAACGGCACCATCACGGTGATCGGCTTGTTGCTCCTCGCGCGCAAGCCGGTCCGGGCCTGA
- the gldG gene encoding gliding motility-associated ABC transporter substrate-binding protein GldG: MKGLLSGSGGTRGGRAGDLLELGAGIGIVLLVLFIGSFVRLRADLTSEKRYTLTDATREMVVGLDDVVYVRVYLHGALPADLRQLSQATRDLLDEMRVWNPEHIQYTFIDPSASEDERTRNEVYDDLQKQGLRYSSIRLRDKGAFTERIVFPGALVTYRDKTVPVQLLKTQLRTPDAEIVNRSINNLEYELASAFRQASTLHKPRIAFLEGNGELPELYVMDVTNALKETYEVDRVRINGKIDALSKPLEGGNYRVNSYDALVVAKPEKPFDGRDKYVIDQFVMNGGKVLWLVDGMNAHLDSLRKNQFSIATPMEHGLDDLLFAYGVRVNKDLVLDKSCAPIEIWTQPYGNQRKLERFPWYFEPVSIPESTHPIVSNIDPVHLRFASSLDTVAAEGIRKTVLLTSSPYSRIMRNPVRVSLNIVEMDLGLDRNATPYQPFAVLLEGAFTSAYADRLLVAPDTLRLWGYREQGKRTAQLVVGDGEVIANRVDHEKGMYYMLGYDRYANAKIYGNREFLVNAMNYLLDDHSLISIRSRAITLRQLDPERTVLERAYLQAFNTAAPVLVSVLAGLLFHYFRRRRYSQA; encoded by the coding sequence ATGAAGGGCCTCCTCTCCGGATCGGGCGGAACACGCGGCGGGCGGGCGGGCGACCTGCTCGAACTCGGTGCGGGCATCGGCATCGTGCTGCTGGTGCTCTTCATCGGCTCCTTCGTCCGGCTGCGTGCCGACCTCACCAGCGAGAAGCGCTACACCCTCACCGATGCCACGCGCGAGATGGTGGTGGGGCTGGATGACGTGGTGTATGTGCGCGTTTACCTCCACGGGGCCCTGCCGGCCGATCTGCGCCAACTCTCGCAGGCCACGCGGGACCTGCTGGACGAGATGCGCGTGTGGAACCCCGAGCACATCCAGTACACCTTCATCGACCCCAGCGCCAGCGAGGACGAACGCACCCGCAACGAGGTCTACGACGACCTGCAGAAGCAAGGCCTGCGCTACAGCAGCATCCGCCTGCGCGACAAGGGCGCTTTCACCGAGCGCATCGTCTTTCCCGGCGCCCTGGTGACCTACCGCGACAAGACGGTGCCGGTGCAATTGCTGAAGACCCAGTTGCGCACACCCGACGCCGAGATAGTCAACCGCTCGATCAACAACCTCGAATACGAGCTGGCCAGTGCCTTCCGCCAGGCGTCCACCCTGCACAAGCCCCGCATCGCCTTCCTGGAGGGCAACGGTGAACTGCCCGAGTTGTATGTGATGGATGTGACCAACGCGCTGAAGGAGACCTACGAGGTGGATCGCGTGCGCATCAACGGCAAGATCGATGCGTTGAGCAAGCCGCTGGAAGGCGGCAACTACCGCGTGAACAGCTACGATGCGTTGGTGGTGGCCAAGCCGGAAAAGCCCTTCGATGGCCGCGACAAGTACGTCATCGACCAGTTCGTGATGAACGGCGGCAAGGTGCTCTGGCTGGTGGACGGCATGAACGCCCACCTGGACAGCCTTCGGAAGAACCAGTTCTCCATCGCCACGCCCATGGAGCACGGCTTGGACGACCTGCTCTTCGCCTACGGGGTGCGCGTGAACAAGGACCTGGTGCTGGACAAGAGCTGCGCCCCGATCGAGATCTGGACCCAGCCTTACGGCAACCAGCGCAAACTGGAGCGTTTCCCCTGGTACTTCGAGCCGGTCTCCATCCCCGAGAGCACCCACCCCATCGTGTCCAACATCGATCCGGTGCACCTGCGTTTCGCCAGCAGCCTGGACACCGTGGCGGCGGAAGGGATCCGCAAGACCGTGCTGCTCACCAGTTCGCCCTATTCGCGCATCATGCGCAACCCCGTGCGGGTGAGCCTGAACATCGTGGAGATGGACCTGGGCCTGGACCGCAACGCCACGCCCTACCAGCCTTTCGCCGTGCTGCTCGAAGGCGCCTTCACCAGTGCCTACGCGGACCGCCTGCTGGTGGCGCCCGACACGCTGCGCCTGTGGGGCTACCGCGAACAGGGCAAGCGCACCGCGCAACTGGTGGTGGGCGACGGCGAGGTGATCGCCAACCGCGTGGACCACGAGAAAGGCATGTACTACATGCTGGGCTACGACCGCTACGCCAACGCCAAGATCTACGGCAACCGCGAGTTCCTGGTGAACGCCATGAACTACCTGCTGGACGACCACAGCCTGATCAGCATCCGCTCACGGGCCATCACCCTGCGGCAGCTCGATCCCGAACGGACCGTGCTGGAACGCGCCTACCTGCAGGCCTTCAACACCGCCGCACCCGTGCTGGTGTCCGTCCTCGCGGGCCTGCTTTTCCACTATTTCCGCCGCCGCCGATACAGCCAAGCATGA
- a CDS encoding tetratricopeptide repeat protein, which yields MRSTCLLFLILPMLLAAQDEAFDHLERARVAYAAEDMVLALAHADSAIALDATIPGGYKLRGDIKQRSNNLHGALVDYTKAEKQDDSDARLYVSRSAVYITEGRLKEAYRDTDRALKLAPDDPDAYYNRACASYLGRNNEGALRDLDKALKLRPDNADALFLRGVVRGEMFKEAAGLEDIESALQLKPGIPGGQLSAAILLFEMERFPEAIERFTAVIASGEDLKEAYYYRADCHYRLEDKEAACADWRKSAELGDRDAVFIVRNYCNTDEAKIPKKPVKKRRQMVIEF from the coding sequence ATGCGTAGCACTTGCCTGCTCTTCTTGATCCTCCCCATGCTGCTTGCCGCACAGGACGAGGCCTTCGACCACCTGGAACGCGCCCGTGTCGCCTATGCCGCCGAGGACATGGTCCTGGCCCTGGCGCACGCCGACAGCGCCATCGCGCTGGACGCCACCATCCCCGGAGGCTACAAACTGCGGGGCGACATCAAACAGCGCAGCAACAACCTGCACGGTGCCTTGGTGGACTATACCAAGGCCGAGAAGCAGGACGACAGCGACGCGCGTCTGTATGTCAGCCGTTCCGCGGTGTACATCACTGAGGGCCGCTTGAAAGAGGCCTACCGCGACACCGACCGTGCCCTGAAGCTGGCCCCCGATGACCCTGACGCTTATTACAACCGCGCCTGTGCCAGCTACCTGGGCCGCAACAACGAAGGTGCCCTGCGCGATCTGGACAAGGCCCTGAAGCTGAGGCCCGACAACGCCGACGCCCTCTTCCTGCGCGGTGTGGTCCGCGGTGAGATGTTCAAGGAAGCGGCCGGGTTGGAGGATATCGAGTCCGCCCTGCAACTGAAGCCCGGGATCCCCGGCGGCCAGCTCAGCGCGGCGATCCTGCTCTTCGAGATGGAACGCTTCCCCGAGGCGATCGAGCGCTTCACGGCCGTGATCGCCAGTGGCGAGGACCTGAAAGAGGCCTACTACTACCGCGCGGACTGCCACTATCGCTTGGAGGACAAGGAGGCGGCCTGCGCCGATTGGCGGAAGAGCGCCGAACTGGGCGACCGTGATGCCGTCTTCATCGTACGCAACTACTGCAACACCGACGAGGCGAAGATCCCGAAGAAGCCGGTGAAGAAGCGCAGGCAGATGGTCATTGAGTTCTGA
- a CDS encoding META domain-containing protein: MKQLMMLLAIGMILSANKCKEGGDGKASLLDRKWVFQSVGGSALKMPDGVEQPWVQLTADGLQGFGGCNRLMGTYELAGERLSFPGVGSTKMYCENTQRIEDEIKSALGRVDSYKLDGRDLKLQQGGTNVATLRAE; this comes from the coding sequence ATGAAACAACTGATGATGCTTCTGGCGATCGGGATGATCCTGAGCGCCAACAAATGCAAGGAGGGCGGCGATGGCAAGGCCTCGCTGCTGGACCGCAAATGGGTGTTCCAGAGCGTGGGCGGCAGCGCGTTGAAGATGCCCGACGGCGTGGAACAGCCCTGGGTGCAACTGACCGCCGACGGCCTGCAGGGCTTCGGGGGCTGCAACCGGCTGATGGGCACGTACGAACTGGCCGGTGAGCGCCTGAGCTTCCCCGGCGTGGGAAGCACCAAGATGTACTGCGAGAACACGCAGCGCATCGAGGACGAGATCAAGTCCGCGCTGGGACGGGTGGACAGCTACAAGCTGGATGGCCGCGATCTGAAGCTGCAACAGGGCGGCACCAACGTGGCCACTTTGCGGGCGGAGTAG
- the dnaN gene encoding DNA polymerase III subunit beta — protein MKFIVSSTALLKQLQVLQGVLASSNTLPILDNFLFEIEGKQLTITASDLETTITATMPVEAKDKGSVAIPARLLLDTLKAFPEQPLTFNIDGKHHGVDISSDQGKYKMTGFSGAEFPKSPVLEDATKLSIPAGTLATAINKSIFATGNDDLRPVMSGIFFELTEEDVRFVATDAHKLVRYKRTDVQAPRSASFIVPKKPLNLLKNTLSGTNAEVILEFNDNNAAFRFDNTVLVCRLIDGKYPNYEAVIPKTNPNKLTIDRQAFLSSIRRVSIFANKTTHQVRLHINGSALTVSAEDLDFANEAKETLTCSYEGEEITIGFNSRFLLDMLNNLETEHVVLEMSAPNRAGILLPGEAGEVGEDVLMLVMPVMLNN, from the coding sequence ATGAAATTCATCGTATCCAGCACCGCCCTGCTCAAACAACTGCAGGTGCTCCAAGGTGTGCTCGCCAGCAGCAACACGCTGCCCATCCTGGACAACTTCCTTTTCGAGATCGAAGGCAAGCAGCTCACCATCACGGCCAGCGACCTGGAGACCACCATCACGGCCACCATGCCCGTGGAGGCCAAGGACAAGGGCAGCGTGGCCATCCCCGCCCGCCTGCTGCTGGACACGCTGAAGGCCTTCCCCGAGCAGCCGCTCACCTTCAACATCGATGGCAAACACCACGGGGTGGACATCAGCAGCGACCAGGGCAAGTACAAGATGACCGGCTTCAGTGGTGCCGAGTTCCCCAAGAGCCCCGTGCTGGAGGACGCCACCAAGCTCAGCATCCCCGCCGGCACGCTGGCCACCGCCATCAACAAGTCCATCTTCGCCACCGGCAATGATGACCTGCGTCCGGTGATGAGCGGCATCTTCTTCGAACTCACCGAAGAGGACGTGCGCTTCGTGGCCACCGACGCGCACAAGCTCGTCCGCTACAAGCGCACTGATGTGCAGGCGCCCCGCTCGGCCTCCTTCATCGTGCCCAAGAAGCCGCTGAACCTGCTGAAGAACACGCTCTCCGGCACCAACGCCGAGGTGATCCTCGAGTTCAATGACAACAACGCCGCCTTCCGGTTCGACAACACGGTGCTGGTGTGCCGCTTGATCGACGGCAAGTACCCCAACTACGAGGCCGTCATCCCCAAGACCAACCCCAACAAGCTCACCATCGACCGGCAGGCCTTCCTCAGTTCCATCCGCCGGGTGAGCATCTTCGCCAACAAGACCACCCACCAGGTGCGCCTGCACATCAACGGCAGCGCGCTCACGGTGAGCGCCGAGGACCTGGATTTCGCCAACGAGGCCAAGGAAACGCTCACCTGCTCCTACGAGGGCGAGGAGATCACCATCGGCTTCAATTCGCGCTTCCTGCTGGACATGCTCAACAACCTGGAGACCGAACATGTGGTGCTGGAGATGAGCGCGCCGAACCGGGCGGGCATCCTGCTGCCCGGCGAAGCCGGAGAAGTTGGCGAGGACGTGCTGATGCTGGTGATGCCGGTGATGTTGAACAATTGA
- a CDS encoding SAM-dependent chlorinase/fluorinase — translation MAIITFTTDMGHKDHYVAVVKAALYRELPEARMVDISHGITPFNNAEAAFVLRSAWPAFPEGSIHIIGVDPESGPHEPHVVVRHQGHYFVGTDNGIFSLLFEGQPQAAWELTMKLDDDHATFPVRSVFVKVAAHLARGGKPEVIGRQMAGVREQIGFQPATDANSIRGKVVHIDHYGNVITNIRRRLFDDIGGGRNFRIGFGRPGDAITRLDKRYGDVPSGEKLAFFGENGLLEIAVNKGAPGVGGGFSQLFGVQVEDPVRVDFR, via the coding sequence ATGGCCATCATCACATTCACCACCGACATGGGCCACAAGGACCACTATGTGGCCGTGGTGAAGGCCGCACTCTACCGCGAGCTGCCCGAGGCCCGCATGGTGGACATCAGCCACGGCATCACGCCTTTCAACAACGCCGAGGCCGCCTTCGTGCTGCGCAGCGCCTGGCCGGCCTTCCCGGAGGGCAGCATCCACATCATCGGGGTGGATCCCGAAAGTGGGCCCCATGAGCCCCATGTGGTGGTGCGCCACCAGGGCCACTACTTCGTGGGCACCGACAATGGCATCTTCTCGCTCCTCTTCGAAGGACAGCCCCAGGCGGCATGGGAACTGACCATGAAGCTGGATGACGACCATGCGACCTTCCCGGTGCGAAGCGTTTTCGTGAAGGTGGCCGCACATCTGGCGCGCGGCGGCAAGCCCGAGGTCATCGGCCGGCAGATGGCCGGGGTGCGCGAGCAGATCGGCTTCCAGCCCGCCACCGACGCCAACAGCATCCGCGGCAAGGTGGTCCATATCGACCACTACGGGAACGTGATCACCAACATCCGCCGCAGGCTCTTCGATGACATCGGTGGTGGAAGGAATTTCCGGATCGGCTTCGGCCGGCCGGGCGATGCCATCACGCGCCTGGACAAACGCTATGGCGATGTGCCATCCGGTGAGAAGCTGGCCTTCTTCGGCGAGAACGGCCTGCTGGAGATCGCCGTGAACAAGGGCGCGCCCGGTGTGGGTGGCGGTTTCTCCCAGCTTTTCGGCGTGCAGGTGGAGGATCCCGTCAGGGTGGATTTTCGATGA
- a CDS encoding PhoH family protein, with the protein MSEKLITIEGTDPVEVLGANDANLRIIRGIFPKLNIVARGDTLKVTGAADDIALFEERFAQLVEHVARYNELPRKVLDDIMGTGERGDGADDEQVLVYGNSGLRIKARTPNQQRLVEAVRQADMVFAVGPAGTGKTYTAVALAVQALKERKVRRIILTRPAVEAGENLGFLPGDLREKLDPYLQPLYDALKDMIPASRLATHLEEGVIQIAPLAFMRGRTLDHAFVILDEAQNATLPQLKMFLTRMGRNAKFVITGDMTQVDLPERQPSGLLPAVDMLRGVEGITVVELDERDIIRHELVTRVLKAFKELEDNKGRPA; encoded by the coding sequence TTGAGCGAGAAACTCATCACCATCGAAGGCACCGATCCCGTGGAGGTGCTTGGCGCCAACGACGCCAATCTGCGTATCATCCGCGGCATCTTTCCCAAGCTCAACATCGTGGCCCGGGGAGACACCCTGAAGGTGACCGGTGCCGCCGATGACATCGCCCTGTTCGAGGAGCGTTTCGCCCAATTGGTGGAGCATGTGGCCAGGTACAACGAGCTGCCGCGCAAGGTGCTGGACGACATCATGGGCACGGGCGAACGCGGCGATGGTGCCGATGACGAACAGGTGCTGGTCTACGGCAATTCCGGCTTGCGGATCAAGGCGCGCACGCCCAACCAACAGCGCTTGGTGGAGGCCGTGCGCCAGGCGGACATGGTCTTCGCCGTGGGGCCGGCCGGGACGGGCAAGACCTACACCGCCGTGGCATTGGCCGTGCAGGCCTTGAAGGAGCGCAAGGTGCGGCGCATCATCCTCACCCGGCCCGCTGTGGAGGCGGGGGAGAACCTGGGCTTCCTGCCCGGCGACCTGCGCGAAAAACTCGACCCCTACCTGCAGCCGCTCTACGACGCGCTCAAGGACATGATCCCCGCCTCGCGCCTGGCCACCCATCTGGAGGAGGGTGTCATCCAGATCGCACCGCTGGCCTTCATGCGCGGCCGCACATTGGACCATGCCTTCGTGATATTGGACGAGGCCCAGAACGCCACGCTGCCCCAGTTGAAGATGTTCCTCACGCGCATGGGGCGCAACGCCAAATTCGTCATCACCGGGGACATGACCCAGGTGGACCTGCCGGAACGACAGCCCAGCGGCCTGCTGCCGGCCGTGGACATGCTGCGCGGCGTGGAGGGCATCACCGTGGTGGAACTGGACGAACGCGACATCATCCGCCACGAGCTCGTCACGCGCGTGCTCAAGGCCTTCAAGGAATTGGAGGACAACAAAGGGAGACCCGCATGA
- the gldF gene encoding gliding motility-associated ABC transporter permease subunit GldF yields the protein MYALIAKEVRGFLGSLIGHITVVVFLLLTGLFLWVFPDNVLDRGYADLAPLFFIAPWVFLFLVPAVTMRSFSEERRTGTIEFLLTKPLTELQVVGAKYIAAVMLVVLALLPTLFYWYSIHDLAVPRGNVDVGGTLGSYAGLLFLGACFAAVGIFASAITDSQIVAFLIAVFLCFFLYLGFDLIADFQVFGALEGPIKSIGIQAHYMSMSRGVIDLRDVLYYLAVIAIFLLLTRTALQSRKW from the coding sequence ATGTACGCGCTCATCGCCAAAGAGGTACGGGGCTTCCTGGGTTCGCTGATCGGCCACATCACCGTGGTGGTGTTCCTCCTCCTCACCGGCCTTTTCCTCTGGGTCTTCCCCGACAATGTGCTGGACCGCGGCTATGCCGATCTGGCCCCGCTGTTCTTCATCGCCCCCTGGGTCTTCCTCTTCCTGGTGCCGGCCGTCACCATGCGCAGCTTCAGCGAGGAGCGGCGCACGGGCACCATCGAGTTCCTGCTCACCAAGCCGCTCACTGAACTGCAGGTGGTGGGCGCCAAGTACATCGCCGCCGTGATGCTGGTGGTGCTGGCGCTGCTGCCCACCCTGTTCTACTGGTACAGCATCCACGACCTGGCCGTGCCGCGCGGCAACGTGGACGTGGGCGGCACGCTGGGCTCCTACGCTGGCCTGCTCTTCCTGGGCGCCTGTTTCGCCGCGGTGGGCATCTTCGCCTCGGCCATCACCGACAGCCAGATCGTGGCCTTCCTCATCGCCGTCTTCCTGTGCTTCTTCCTCTATCTGGGTTTCGACCTCATCGCCGATTTCCAGGTCTTCGGTGCGCTGGAGGGCCCCATCAAGTCCATCGGCATACAGGCCCATTACATGAGCATGAGCCGCGGTGTGATCGACCTGCGCGACGTGCTCTACTACCTGGCGGTGATCGCCATCTTCCTGTTGCTCACGCGCACCGCGCTGCAAAGCCGCAAGTGGTAG
- a CDS encoding acetyl-CoA hydrolase/transferase family protein, with protein MHNRTERMITPQQAVTAVKPGDRVFVHGSAATPLTLLHALFDRAAELRDVEIISISTLGDIGLDKPGVKDAFFINSLFVSANVRQVVNTEHGDYVPVFLSEIPRLFDRGIMPIDVALVHVSPPDRHGLCSLGVSVDVARAAVRNAKVLIGQVNHNMPRTHGEGHVHIGRFHALVEVDDALPEVDYRTRIGDCERAIAMRCAELIEDGSTLQMGIGAIPDAILGALESHKDLGIHTEMCSNGIMPLLEKGAINNRFKKKHPGRTVTSFALGSRKLYDLFHDNPEFAFLDAQYVNDGKVIRENPKVVAINSAIEMDLTGQVCADSIGTWQYSGVGGQMDFMRGAALSPGGKPIIAMASTTGKGISKIVPYLKEGAGVVTTRAHMHWVVTEYGTAYLYGKNLRQRAEALIAIAHPDHREMLAKAAFERFGKGRG; from the coding sequence ATGCACAATAGAACAGAACGGATGATCACACCTCAGCAAGCGGTCACAGCGGTCAAACCCGGCGACCGCGTCTTCGTCCACGGCAGTGCCGCCACGCCGCTCACCTTGCTCCACGCGCTCTTCGATCGGGCCGCGGAGCTGCGCGATGTGGAGATCATCAGCATCAGCACCCTGGGCGACATCGGCCTGGACAAGCCCGGCGTGAAGGATGCCTTCTTCATCAACTCGCTCTTCGTATCGGCCAATGTGCGGCAGGTGGTGAACACCGAGCATGGCGACTACGTGCCGGTCTTCCTCAGCGAGATCCCACGCCTGTTCGACCGGGGCATCATGCCCATCGATGTGGCCCTGGTGCACGTGTCGCCGCCCGACCGCCATGGGCTGTGCTCGCTGGGTGTGAGCGTGGATGTGGCGCGGGCCGCCGTGCGCAACGCCAAGGTCCTCATCGGCCAGGTGAACCACAACATGCCGCGCACGCATGGCGAAGGACATGTCCACATCGGCCGCTTCCACGCGCTGGTGGAGGTGGACGATGCCCTGCCCGAGGTGGACTACCGCACCCGCATCGGCGACTGTGAGCGGGCCATCGCCATGCGTTGCGCCGAACTCATCGAGGACGGCAGCACCCTGCAGATGGGCATCGGCGCCATTCCGGACGCCATCCTCGGCGCGTTGGAGAGCCACAAGGACCTGGGCATCCACACCGAGATGTGCTCCAACGGCATCATGCCCTTGCTGGAGAAAGGCGCGATCAACAACCGGTTCAAGAAGAAACATCCCGGCCGCACGGTCACCAGCTTCGCACTGGGCAGCCGGAAGCTTTACGATCTCTTCCACGACAATCCCGAGTTCGCCTTCCTCGATGCGCAGTACGTGAACGACGGCAAGGTGATCCGCGAGAATCCCAAGGTGGTGGCCATCAACAGCGCCATCGAGATGGACCTCACCGGCCAGGTCTGCGCGGACAGCATCGGCACCTGGCAGTACAGCGGGGTGGGTGGGCAGATGGACTTCATGCGCGGCGCGGCGCTCAGCCCAGGCGGCAAACCCATCATCGCCATGGCCAGCACCACCGGCAAAGGCATCAGCAAGATCGTGCCCTACCTGAAGGAAGGCGCCGGCGTGGTGACCACGCGGGCGCATATGCACTGGGTGGTCACCGAGTACGGCACGGCCTACCTGTACGGGAAGAATCTTCGGCAGCGCGCCGAGGCGCTCATCGCCATAGCGCATCCCGACCATCGGGAGATGCTGGCGAAGGCGGCCTTCGAGCGATTCGGGAAGGGACGGGGATGA